The Glycine soja cultivar W05 chromosome 4, ASM419377v2, whole genome shotgun sequence genomic sequence CTTCTTCATACACATGATCACAAAATTAAACTCCTACCAGCATGCTTAAAGAACTCaatcatctttttttaaaatttaaaaaaaaaactatatttacaCCTAAACTAATTCTACCTTAGCATCTGAACAAAAttcttctagtttttttttaaaaaaaaaaaaaatatatcatttccAAACATATGCCAATCTTTTACTCAtcaatttctttcaaattattTCTATACAAATTTAAAACACATTAATAAATCACTAAACAATAAACTTACTAGATATAAAACAGATGAAGAGTAAAGATTCCAAGAAAGTCAAAATCATGCAGTTTAAATCCCTTTACCGATTTCTAGCAGCTAATACAAACCTTTTTGAGTTGCAGTTACCCAGCCCTTATTTAGTTATTGATAGTTACAAAGTCAACAATGGTGGACCACATTTTCTTCATTGTAATAGATGATAAGATCATTCAATGTCAAGCTACTGATTTCCAGAAACAGGGCCACCTTGTCCTTTCTTGATATCATCCCAGCCTCTTACCCATGGTTGGCCAGGCGTTGCTCTTACTTCAGGAGCAGAATGATTATCAAGGTTTTTCATAACTCTTTCCCGCACTGCAGCAAAGACCTAAGCAATAGAGGACTGACTGACATGAGAATTGTACCCAAAgggaaaacaaaatcaaccaaacaattaaatttcatcgttcaattaataaaataaaacacaccGGGTTTGTGCTGACTGATTCTGGGGGTTGTTCCTGTCCTGATATCCACTTCCATAAATCTGGATTCTCCTGAAGAGCAGGAATAGAATTTTGAAGTGATTCAAGTCAATCGACAGAACTGCCTCAAACTATTAGCATCTAGTCACTATCCCATTGTCATATTCAATCAGAACTTCGCAAAGTAAATCCTCTAACAAAACCATTGCACAGACATGATTTCTCACCCACCCTTCTAAATTTATAGGCTCAAATCTAGTTTTGACCAAAAatatgcaaaagatgagaaTGAGAAGTTCCAGTCCCACTAAATGCGATGTACTATCAAGTATCAACAACAAGCAATGATGCAAATCATCATTACATCCTTTTTTGTGTACAAAAGAGAAGAGTGGAAGATGTGACATTTTCCATTCAAAGATTCTAAACATAGAAATCCTCTCTCTTAAAGGAGGTACACATCAtgcttaaaaatcaaattaacctGAATTCAAGTATTGCCTTATTGCAAAAAAGTCCTGGTCCTTTACACAAATGAATTAATCAACAAAATCCTTTTCATGAAGCAGAACAGAAACTCACATCTAAAACATCTAAATCCCTGTAGCCAGACTCTTGTCTTATGGGAACTCAATGATTTATGATATTATGGATTATTGGATTAGGCTCTTTATATTATTACAGGTCTTTCACGGTCACTAAATATCAAGTGGTCTTAAACCAAATAGTTCGTGCTTTCACTTCAAAACTTCCATCACTTATGCCAGTTAGCTGAATTTGGATCACCCTCTAAAGTCTCAAGTcagaaaaaaatagttcaacAAGATATCAGTGATAGAAGCAAACTTCTCTATGTGATCAAAGTGAAAGATAAGATCCTAAACAACTTTTATACAATCTGTCAGTGAACATTTTgattcataattttttcataaaatcctTTTAATGAGAATTTTGATTAGCGCAATAGGAAgacagtataaaaaaaaaaaaaaaaaaaaaacccaacatTCAGGATAGATAGAGGCATTCAAGTTCCTAAATACCATAAAATAGTCCAGAAGGAGTAATTAAAGCATTTTTAACTTTTCTTGATTAATATGAACCCAAATCAACGCAACAAATCATGATAATATGAATAAATTACCAGGTCGAGAACATGAATGAGGGCCTTAATCCGAATTTCATCCAAGGAGTGAATGTTGTCCTCAACCCATTTTCCGAGGACCAAATCCAGTTCCAGGAACCCTCGCTGTTTGCTTCTATATAATAGCCTGTTGAGAAATTAGAACAAACTAAAGaacgttaaaaaaataaaaatttcgccatagaaataaaaaagggtaaagctcaaaaaaaaaaaaaaaggaagaagaagaagaaagaaagaaacgaaCTGGTTAAACAAGCGTCTTTTGCTTTCTTCGTTAGATAAATCGATTTCCAGGGTTTGATTTTGAGTGTGGGACGAGAAAGGGGTAAACCtagaataacaaaaaaagaaaacctttgttaaaagggaaaaaaggcgaatgaagaagaagtgaagGTGTGACCGAAGGGGACCTTACCTGAGAGTGTGAAGGGGGTTTGTGGAAGCAGCGATGGTGGCTTTGTTGGAATTGATCACTCTGAAGACGTTGATTGCAGCGTTTCTGAAACTCCCCATTACCATTAGAAGCAGAACAGAACTGAAATTTAAACTTGATTTGATGGTTGTTTTGTTTCAGTGGCTCTCGCCTCTCTCTGGGAGAGCAGTGAACGCCGATGGTAGACAAGACTGCAGTGCACCGTTTCGGGTTGCGGTTAATTACAACGCGCGACTTCCGAAAGTTCCAAACTACGAGAGTACTGCATCCGGTCTcgatgataaaaagaaaaaaatatatatatattttttaagattcatacacaagtaaaaataattatttttatattatttttaaaaaaatagtaaaaattatttaaatttattaattctaagtaaaatataatattattcctaaaatatttttatttaaaatttgatatattgataaaataaaattcttgaaAATAGAGTTACAATTTAATGAGATATTTTAGAAATgatatcattaataaaaaaaatatttggatgcaagataaaaaaaagtaattattttatttatatatacttcCAAAGGAAATATTTAacagttatttaaaattttttttattgagatttgcttatatttatatttgagactaaaaaaacaaaagaattttattgtttatatttgaaATAGGAGGAAATACCATTTTTACCATCCAAATCAaaacttttttactttaatttgtaGGGTCAACAATTTTTAGTGaagtttctaaatttattttttatttatgtaagttAACATTTTATCAATTTGAATTCTTTTTTAGGCCTTTGTAAGTTGggtttttttgtttgttctttttAATCTATGTAAGTTTAAGCTTTTATAATTTAGTTCTTTTAAGattctcattttctttcatttttagttcTACTAAATTTATAGGaaccaatattaaaaaaataaaacttaaagaaaccaaaattagaaaaacacaaacttagagagatcacaattgataaaatatgaatttatagggactaaaaataaacaaaacaaattacaaaaataacaattgaaaaaatataaatttaggaattaaaaataaacataaaaatttatagaaaccaaaattaaaaaaacgcTGATAACctataattattataactaaGTATCTAGTAAAACTTGTACAAAATATTATCTTCTACCGTTCTACGTAATAGGATTCGATTAAAAGGAAATTTACAATGACggattatgatttttaaagtaattataataaaatcaataaatttatattgaatAATATTGTAAAACTCACCTTTTATTTTGCAATAAGTGTACACTGagcatttaatttcttttacgcatatttaatagaaatatactttatttctttttgtttggttgaataaaagtaaaaataaagaaagatttcgatttaatgtatatttagtttgtaattgaaaatattataatacatGTTTCAATACAAATTCAACAAATGAACAGAGAAAGAAGTGTGAAGATCCATTGGCCAACTTGCCTTTGGTGCCCTT encodes the following:
- the LOC114410004 gene encoding succinate dehydrogenase assembly factor 2, mitochondrial-like, producing MVMGSFRNAAINVFRVINSNKATIAASTNPLHTLRFTPFSSHTQNQTLEIDLSNEESKRRLFNQLLYRSKQRGFLELDLVLGKWVEDNIHSLDEIRIKALIHVLDLENPDLWKWISGQEQPPESVSTNPVFAAVRERVMKNLDNHSAPEVRATPGQPWVRGWDDIKKGQGGPVSGNQ